In the Desulfosporosinus acidiphilus SJ4 genome, ACGGTCTGGAAGCTAACAAATAGGAGCTTAAGGAAAATACTAAAAAAGTTTTAAAAAAGGGTTGATTTTTATTTAAAGTAATTGTAAAATAAGAACATAAATTATTTAGTAATTATTGAGGAGGCAAACTTAAGATGATTAAGAAATTTGTATGTTCAGTATGTGGATATGTATTTGAAGGAAATGAGGCACCAGAAAAATGTCCGCAGTGTGGAGCATCGAAAGACAAATTCTCAGAGAAAAAAGAAGGGCAGCTTGCATGGGCTGATGAGCATAAAATTGGAGTAGCCCAGGGCGTTGATCCGGAAATCCTTGAAGGATTAAGAGCTAATTTTACCGGAGAATGCACTGAAGTTGGTATGTACCTAGCTATGAGCAGGCAGGCAGATCGAGAAGGTTACCCTGAAGTTGCTGAAGCCTATAAGAGAATCGCCTTTGAAGAAGCAGAACATGCTGCTAGATTTGCAGAAATGCTGGGCGAAGTGGTGTTTCCTGATACGAAAAAGAATTTGGAAGCAAGAGTTGAAGCCGAATACGGTGCTTGCCAAGGTAAAAAGGACATCGCCACTAAGGCTAAACAACTGAACTACGATGCTATTCATGATACGGTTCACGAAATGTGCAAGGACGAAGCCCGACATGGCAAGGCTTTTAAAGGACTTTTGGAGAGATATTTTAAATAAAATTTGATACAAATAAGTCGTTAAAATACAATTTTCATTATCGTAAGTTCGTTGAATATCAGGGCTTCAAGCTTGTAGTTCACGAAACCGATTTTGGAAATTGTATTTTTTCGTATAATATAGTTACAGTCTGTGTAACTTGGAACCTAGAATTATAAGTGATATACTTGAAAAGGAAATAAGAGGAACAGACTATTAAAAGTTAAAAGATAATTTGATGTTTATGGATAAAGCTCTGAAATTTATTTCAAAAATATTCCAGCTTTAAACTGGATTCCAAATTGAATCTATTTGCTGGTGCTTCAAAAATAAATGTCCTTGGAGAGGGACACTAAAAACTACTACTGTATAATACTAGAGGTAATGAATTTGGATAAGATCTCGTTAGATAAAGAAATAATCCTCAATGCAACAGAAGAAGTTATTCGCCGTTTCGGACCAGACAAAGCGAATATCACTGACGTAGCAAAGCTATTAAAGGTTAGCCATGCTGCCCTTTATAGATATTATAATGGAAAAACTGACCTTTGGAACGCTGTTACAGATCGTTGGCTCACAAGTTTGCATGCTCCTTCAAATGATATTTTGAAAGAAGATAATCCTGCTGATATTAAACTTTTTCATTTACTCGAAGACTTTGCGGAAGCTAAACGCCGCAGTGCTATTAATGACCCGGAAATGTTTGCAAATTATATTAAACTAGCACACAGCTCAATGGAAGTAATTGAAAAAAGTATAGAAGAAGGTATTAATCGTATCAAGGAGATTATAGATCAAGGAATTTCGGAAGGTATCTTTTTTACGGAATCTCCTGATCAAGCGGCAAGATCCGTATATCTTTCAACCGGTGTTTTTATCAACCCAAACTCATTTGAAGATCCGAATCGAAAACAGAACATAGAATCTGTTATAAATCTCCTGATAAGAGGACTTAAAAATCCTAATAACTGAATCAAGCAGGAGAGGGCGGCTGGGCTTCATCCTCTCGCAACACCTTGTTTATGAGATGGGACTGGGTTTTTCTCGAAGTTCGATAAAGCTCCCAAAAAGATAAGATAAAATTTTTTCGCCCTTGGCTTTCCAAATAGGATTGTCGAGGGCGTTAGTTATTGGTATTTCAAGAATTTCACCATACTTTATAAAAACAGGGTCAAATTGAGAGCGGAAGCAATACTCTTTAATATATTTTGCGACGAGTTACAAGTTAAACATGTCGTATTCTGTAGCGCGATATGATATAATTAATTTCGTAGATTACAATATCGTAAGAATGTAATTTGTAACATTAATTTTAAAGTTTAAAGGAGGATTTATTATGCGTATTTCTGTAACAGGAGCAACAGATTTGCACGAACCGAGCGTCGACACATCGGCGGCCACGAGCAGAGCGGTCTTGCTCGAGTCATTCGGCGGTCCTGAGGTCCTCAACGTCCGCGAAGTACCGGCTCCGCAGGCCGGCTCGGGGCAGATTCGCGTGCGCGTCACTGCGGCCGGACTGAACCCGATGGACTGGTTCATGACCTCCGACGCAGACACCGCCACTCGTTTCGGCTTGAGCCTGCCGTCCGGGTTCGGAACCGATTATGCCGGGATTGTGGACCAGGTCGGTGACGGTGTGACCGAGTTCGCGGTTGGCGACCGAGTGTTCGGCGGCGCTCTCTCCCGCGCAGTAGCCGACTACGTAGTAGTAGATGTGGCTGTGACCATCGCGGCAGGCAGCGACGCGCACCACACCCCCGACGGTGTCGACGACCGCACCGCCGCCACCCTTACTATCGCGGGCTGCACGGCCTCCGCCGCTCTCGCCGTGGTCAACCTCGGCCCAGACGACACGGTGCTCATTGGCGGCGCGGGAGGCGGGGTCGGCGTGTTCACCGTCCAACTCGCTCGGCTCGCGGGCGCGCGAGTGATCGGAACGGGATCGGCGATCTCGGCCGATGCCCTGCGTGCCCTTGGAGCCGAGCCGGTCCCCTATGGCGAAGGCATGGTTGAACGGATCCGCGCCCTGGCTCCCGCCGGCGTCACTGCGGCGATCGACCTGTACGGGACAGACACGATGCAGGCGGCACGAGAACTTGGCGTTCCCGACGAGCGCATCACCACCATCGCAGCACAGGTCGACGGGATCACGCCGGCAAACGGTGCTAACGCCGCCCCTGGAGCCATAGAAGAGATTGCTCGCCTGGTCGCAGCGGGCCGGCTCCGTGTGCCCATCGCAGCAAGTTTCCCGATGGAGCAGATCCGCGCGGCGGTCGAGCTTCAAGCCGGCCGGCACGTGCACGGCAAGATCGTCATCGACATCTAGGTGTTGTTCCACGACCTTGTCGTCGTTAGCTCGGATGGTCAGATCATCTGCCCGCGGCAGGCGAGGGTGCGTTTCGCTATTAAAGTGAGTTATGTATAGAAATTTTTAAGGGTGTTTAGTTTTTATCAATTGAGTTAGAATGTTATTATACGAAAATGAATCAATTCAATAGTAATTGCTGCTTGATGGCGCAAATAATCAGATAGAAAAAGTTGACCTGCGGATCATCAGCCGATACAGGGTGATATTAGTGTCTTTATTTAGGAGGACAGTTAGTTTGAGTGTAAACGAATGGCAGGATTGGAAAAGGAAGCTGCGGGAATGGGCTTTTGATTTAGGTTTCGCGGCTGTCGGATTTACCACTGCCGAACCGGTTGAGGGACTTGATAGTTTGTTGGAGGTTCGCCTTGATCAAGGTGTGTCCACGCCTTTTGAAAGCCGAGAAATCCGGGAGAGGGTTGATCCCAGGGTTGTTTGGCCGGACTGTCAGGGAGTCGTTGCTTTAGCTTATCCGCACCCTTCAACGGCTGTTCCGAATCAAGGGGAGGGCATCTTAGCTCGCTCGGCAATTGGTGAAGATTATCACCGTGTCATTCAGAAGAAATTGCACGAGTTGAGCGAGAGAATGACCGGCAGCCATTGGCCGGGAGCTTTGCGGTGGCAGGTTGACACGGGGCCTTTGGTTGAGAGAGCATTTGCAGTACGAGCAGGTATTGGCTGGATTGGGCGAAACCAGCAGCTGATTATTCCCGGCTATGGTTCCTTTGCAGGGCTGGCGCTGTTATTGCTGGATCATGAGCTTCCCAGTGACGAGCTGGTTCAGAACCATTGTGGTTCTTGTCGGAAATGTATAGAAGCTTGTCCTGCTCAAATTCTTGGTAAAGACATCTTCGCGGCTAAGAACTGTTATTCATATATTACGCAGAGTAAAGAAGTTCTCACCCCAGCAGAGAGGATCGGACTGGGAAACCGGATATTCGGTTGTGATACCTGCCAGGAAGTATGTCCTCACAATCAAAAAAGGGTTAGGGAAGAGCTGAGGGAATTATCGATACCCGGGAAGAAGCGGGGAGCGGATTTGCTGGGTATTTTGAACTTAACTAAGGGAGAGTTTCGGGAACGTTTTCTTCACACGGCAGCAGGATGGCGGGGGAAAGGAGTTCTGCAGCGGAATGCTTTTTTGGCCTTGCGCAATATGCAGGACCCGCGGCTCAACTCTTGGCTGGCCCAAAGGGAAAAATCACTGCCGCCGATATTAACTCCGTATCTGGAAGAAGCCGTGGGAGAACAAGAACATAAAGGGAGTGTAAAAGGGACGATTATAACCTAACTTAAAGGTCATAATCGTCCCTAATTTTTTTTCACGACGTTTAACAAGGTCTCCGTGCCGAACCTGGCCTGTATGCAGCAAATGCATAGAGTTGCCGGCCTTAACGAGATGATGGAATCACGCCTATCAAGTGAGGCATGCCTTTCGGGCTTGCCGGAAGCCCCTGCCTCTTAACGAAGTGTGGGTAGGGGAGGTTCCACCCTAAGATAATCTCTGCTTAACAAAACGAGCGATTCGTTCCAAGGCTTCTTCAAGCTGTTCAAGGGAATAGGCGTAGGAACAGCGGATAAACCCTTCGCCAGACGGACCGAAGGCGGTCCCGGGGACAACTGCGACCTTTTCCTCCTTTAAGAGTTCTTCAGCAAAGGTTTCGGAGGATAACTTCGTTCTTGATATATCCGGGAATACGTAAAAGGCACCTAAGGGTTCGAAACACTCCAGTCCCATGGCTCGAAAACCATGGACCATAAGGCGGCGCCTGCGGTCATAAGCTGCTACCATTTCGTCTTTTGCCTCGGAAGCGGAACGCAAGGCTTCAAGAGCGGCGACTTGACCGGTAATTGGGGCACAAAGCATGGTGTATTGATGGATTTTCGTCATTCCGCTGATCAGGTCGGGGTGTCCGGCAACGTAACCGATTCGCCAGCCTGTCATGGCGTAAGATTTTGAGAAACCGCTGACGAAAAGAGTACGGTCATGCATTCCGGGCAGACTGGCAAATGACGTATGAGTGCCTTCGTAGGTAAGATCGGAATAAATATCATCAGCCAGTACGAGCAGATCATGCTCTTTTACAAATTCGGCAATGGGAAGAAGGTCTTCGTACTGCATAATAGCCCCGGTAGGATTATTGGGATAGGATAATACCAAGAGTTTTACTTCCGGCGAATAGGATTGCTCCAAATCCTTAACCCGCAGACGAAAGTTTTCCTCGGCGTGAGTTGGGACATAGCGCACACTGGCGCCGGCTAAGGTTGCGCAGGGGCCGTAAGATACATAAGAAGGGTCGGGAACTAAGACAATATTTCCCGGTTCAAGGACAGCGCGCATAACTAAGTCTACTGCCTCACTGGCTCCCGTTGTAATCAGAATTTCCTTTAACGGGTCATAAGAAAGGCCCAAAGTTACGTTTAAATGGTGGGCGAGTTCTTCCCTCAGTTCAAAGAGTCCGGCGTTGCTGGTGTACATGGTCTGCCCCTGTTCAAGGGAGAAAATGCCGCTTTCACGCACAGTCCAAGGGGTAACAAAGTCAGGTTCGCCTACCCCCAGAGATATAACGTCCTTCATGGTTGCTACCAAATCGAAAAACTTGCGGATTCCTGAGGGCGGCAGATTTGCGACATGGCTGGCTAGGTATTGGTTCATGGCGAGATCACAAGACGTTGAAGCGTCTCTTCCTCACCTAAAAGTTCCACTCCGTCCTGCTTATAGCGGCGCAGTACGAAATGAGTAGCAGTACTCTGAATATGTTCGAGAGGCGCTAATTTTTCGGCCACAAAAAGAGCAACATCCTGCATGGTCTTGCCTTCGATGAGCAGAGCGAGGTCATATCCTCCGGACATAAGCATTAACGATTTGATTTCTGGGAACTTTTGCAGCCGTTTGGCGATTTTGTCAAAACCATAACCGCGCTGCGGCAGGACTTTAACTTCGATGAGAGCACGAACTTTTTCATCCCCGGTTCGTTCCCAATTTATAATGGGCTGGTAGCCGGCAATGACTTTTTCTTTCTCCCAATCATTAATGCGCTGTTTGATGTATTCCGCTGACAAACCGGTTTGCAGGGAGAGTTCTTCCGGTCCTAAGCGGCAGTCTTCCGCAATAATTTTCAGCAATTTACGGTCTTCCGGCGTGAGCATCCTGTTTCACCTCTTTAACATTCTTTCTAAGGGTATAAACATAATCATAACTTAGAACAATGGGAATTACAAGAATGTTTTAATAGAACAATGATAATTATAATGATGTTCTATATAACAGTGGAATATTTGGCTTCGGAGTTTGCTGCCGCTTTTGTTGCGTTAAGCAGACCACCTGCTAAAAGAATATTTGCTTGTCGTTCTGAAAGATCGTGTTTAACCCAAATGGGGTTTGGGTCATTATTCAGAGTGAGAGCAAAGGGTTCAGAGGAGCGGATAGCCTGATGAAGACCGGTAAAATTAAGAACTGTCTCAGGCTGCAGCCGGGCCAGATCTTCCTCATGGACAAACGTTAGGGGAAGGATGCCGAAATTGATTAAGTTAGCACGATGGATTCGAGCGAAACTTTGAGCCAAAACGACACGCAGACCTAAATACATGGGAGCCAGGGCAGCGTGTTCACGACTTGAGCCTTGACCATAATTGTGTCCCGCCACGATGGCGCTTTGTTTAAAGGATTTTGCTCTGGCAGCAAACTGAGGATCAATTTTATGGAAGACGAATTCTGAAATGGCTGGGATGTTGGAACGGAGCGGGAGGATCTTTGAGCCTGCAGGCATAATGTCGTCCGTGGTAATATTGTTTCCGAGTTTGAGAACAATCGGTAAGCTTAAGTTGTCTTCAAGCTTAGGAGCAAGGGGCAGGGGTTGAATATTGGGGCCGCGTTGAATGGGGGTTTCGGGGTCTCCCGGCGGTAGTATCATGCTGTCATCAATCCGGAATTCCCGGGGCATTTCAATGGCCGGCGGCAAGTCCAGTGTTCGCGGGTCTGTTAAAGAACCTGTTAAGGCACAAGCTGCGGCGACTTCCGGACCTGCTAAAAAGACTGAGGCATCTTGGGTTCCGCTTCGTCCCATGAAATTCCGGTTGAAGGTGCGGACAGAGACAGCTTTGGAAATTGGGGATTGACCCATTCCGATACAGGGTCCGCAAGTCGATTCTAGGAGACGAGCACCGCTGTCCAGTAGATCCGTAAGAGCTCCGTTGTCGGCAAGCATAGTTAAGACTTGGCGGGACCCCGGAGAAATGACCAGGCTTACTTTGGGATGCACGTGCTTCCCTTTAAGGATTTGACTTACCCGCATTAAATCTTGATAAGAAGAGTTGGTACAACTCCCGATGGCTACCTGATCGACAGGCTTGCCGGCAATTTCACTGACAGGAACCACATTGTCAGGGCTGTGAGGTTGAGCAATCATCGGCACCAGGCGCGAAAGATCAATTTCCAGTGTTTCATCATAAGACGCGTCCTCATCTGCAGTGAGCGGGACCCAATCTTCTGCTCGTCCTTGTGCTTCCAAAAAGCGCAGGGTTTGTTCATCACTGGGGAAAATTGAAGAAGAAGCACCCAACTCAGCGCCCATATTGGTGATGGTTGCCCGCTCAGGAACCGTCAGAGTTTTAACTCCGGGTCCGGCATATTCAATGATCTTGCCCACGCCTCCTTTGACTGAGAGGCTGCGTAATACTTCTAAGATGATGTCTTTCGCTGAAACCCAGTCGGACAGCTTTCCGGTCAGCCAGACGCACAGAACTTTGGGGTTGGGAAGATAGAAAGGTCCGCCTCCCATGGCAACAGCCACATCGAGGCCGCCGGCGCCGATGGCCAGCATTCCCATACCTCCGGCTGTCGGGGTATGACTGTCTGAACCGAGAAGAGTTTTGCCGGGCTTGGCAAAGCGTTCCAGATGTACTTGGTGGCAAATTCCGTTGCCTGGACGGGAAAAATAGGTTCCGAAACGCGCGGCGGCACTTTGGAGAAAGGCATGGTCATCTGCGTTTTCAAAGCCGGTTTGCAGCGTATTGTGATCTATATAGCTAACCGAGCATTCAGTTCGGACCCTCGCAAGATTCATGGCTTCGAATTGCAAGTAAGCCATTGTGCCTGTGGCATCCTGGGTTAATGTCTGGTCAATCCGCAGAGCGATTTCATGACTTTCATTCAAGTCACCGGCTGCTAAATGGGATGCAATTATTTTTTGAGTTAAGTTCTGTCCCATGGTGATACCTCCTTTGACGTTGCTATTTACTTTATCAAAAACCGGAGGGAAGTTCTAGGGTTTCTCGAAAGGTATACAGAATATCTGAGCTGAGTCGGATATATTGACGATATATATAAGGAAAGTATAGTATGATTAATAGATAATTCCTTTTATATAGGGAAAAAAGTAGACAAAAGTTTGGGTTTGCAATAAATTAAGGTTATAATAGTAAATCATAAGCAAAACCCTTGATCTGAGCTTCAAAAGCTCTAAGAGGTTGGGAGGTAGCGTTGAATTGCCTATGTATGAATTCAGGTGTCCAAGTTGTGGTTCACTGACCACAGAATTATGCAAGCTGGGTGAAAATGGAGAGTCCTTATCCTGTCCCGGATGCGGGCATAAAGGGCTTGCCAAAAAGATATCTAAGTTTTCAAGTCCCGGAGTAAAAGGAAGCAGCGGTGGGACTTGTTCTCCCGGGTGCCACGGCAACTGTTCCGGGTGTCATTGAAAGGGGATCCGAGTTTTGAACAATCGACTTAATATAGTGATGGTTGAGCCGGAAATCCCGCCTAATACGGGAAATGTGGCTCGGCTTTGTGCTGCAACGGGAGCTGCACTCCATTTAGTAAAACCCCTTGGTTTCAGTATTGATGATAAGCACTTAAAGCGTGCCGGTTTAGATTATTGGCATCTTCTGGATATTTATTATTATGAGAATTTTAACGAATTTGAAGAGAAGAATCCTCACGGACTTCGTTACTTAGCAACGACAAAAGGTGGCCGTTCCTACAGCGACATAGTCTATGAACCGGGAGGATATTTAATTTTCGGCAAGGAAACGAAAGGACTTTCGCCCGAAATTTTGGCTCGTTATCCGGACAAGACCATCAGATTGCCCATGCGTGCTGAAGCGCGTTCCTTAAACTTGTCAAATTCAGTAGCTGTTGTTGTCTATGAAGTTTTGCGTCAATGGGGCTTCCCGAGTCTTGTTTAAAAAAGGAGGAGAAACTATGATACCCAAGGTTGACGTTGGGTTAATATGCGGGTCGAGTACGAATTCAATTTCCTTCCTTGAGGATTTAAAAATTCCCGGCACAAAAGTACTGGGTAACGCTTTGATATTTAATACCCCTTATGGACCTTCCCCGGAATTTACTCATTTTTCCTATGCAGGCAAAGAGGCTTTAACCTGCAGGATGCATGGCTGGAGGCAGGGAGTTACGAGAGCCCAGGCTTCTCAGCAAATTTTTTGGGTGTTTCATCAAGCGGGAGTTCACGTAGTTTTAACTGAAGGCGGGGTAGGGGGAGTAAATCACCTGCTGAAACCACGCGATATTGTCATTCCTCACGATTACTTGGACTTCTCAATGCGGAAAGATGTGTCTATCGGGCTCCCCTATTTACTGACCATGCGCAATGCCGTTTGCCCTGACTTGATTAAGGTTTTGCAGGAGACCGTTATGCAAAACCAGCCTCCGCGCTATGTATTTGACCGCGGGGTTTACGTTTGTACTGACGGGCGGCATTTTGAAAGTCCTTCGGAAGTACAGATGTTTAAACAAATGGGCGGCGACGTCATCGGGCAATCCATGTGCCCTGAAGTCTATATGGCCCGGGAAATCGGAGCCCATTATGCTACGGTTCAGCTTGTTGTCAACTATGCTGAAGGAATTGTTAAGGATTGGGAGCACGAGGAATTGGCAGATATTTTCTATAATCAGTCCGGTTTTGCAGGCAGAATTTTGTTAAGCGCTATGGCATTGCTTCCCCAAACCTTTTCCTGTTCTTGTTTGGAGCTGCGCCAACCGACAATGCTGCGGGACAAGCTCGAACCTAAGTCAACGGAGGAATAGTCATGGCCTATATATTAACCTTTGCCTTGGCCTTAGTTATTGCAGCCGTCTGTACCCCATTGACCATGAAACTGGCCCATAAATGGGGGGCTATTGCTTACCCGGGAGGCCGTCATGTCCATAAAAAACCCATTCCCCGCTTGGGCGGATTGGCTTTGTACGCTGGGTTTTGGCTGGCGGCGGCAATAACCCAACAGTGGGATCTATCATACTGGGGGCTATTTTTAGGCAGCACGTTAATTATGTTGGTCGGTGTATGTGATGACATTTGGGAAATTCGTCCGATGGTGAAGCTTTTTTGGCAAATTGCTTCGGCGGCTTTGCTCTTTGGTTTTAATTTTTCTATGGATAAGTTTTCCCTTCCTTTGATTCCGTCCATTAATTTGTCGGGGTCTTGGCTTGGTGTTATAGGTTTTGCTTTAATGCTCTTTTGGATTGTCGGTCTGGTAAATACAGTTAATATCTCGGATGGCTTAGACGGACTGGCTGCAGGAATATGTTTTATGGCGGCACTATTGCTGTTCTGGTCGGCAAATCGAATTAATAGTCCTGCAGCGCATCTGACCTTGGCTTTAGCCGGTTCGCTGCTTGGTTTTTTATTGTTTAATTTCCCCCCGGCCCGGGTTTTTATGGGAGATTCCGGCAGTATGTTTCTCGGATATATTATTGGCGGCCTTTCCATTTACGGACTCCTAAAAACAGCGACAGTTTTAGGCGTAGTTTTCCCGCTTCTCGTCATGGGTATGCCTGTGACGGACTTAACCTTTGCCATTATTCGCCGCAAACTTCGAGGGCAATCCATGGCTGCCGCCGATCGCGGACATTTACATCATCGTCTGCTAGACGCGGGGCTTACTCAGCGTCAAGCCGTTTTGTCAATGTATGGAATCAGTGCCTGCTTTGGAATTTCTGCAGTCTTGGGAGCTGAAGGACTGTGGATATTAGCCTTAGTCCTTCTCCTCCTTGTCTTTGCTGTATTGGTGATTATTTTAATGCGAAGAACGGCAATGCTGGCAGTGTTCAGCAGACGTCACTCAAAATAGAAGCCTTAGTTATTCTTAACACCTCTACCCCCGGTAATGCATATGATGATCGGAAAGGGGGTATAAGTATGCCATTGAATATCTTTGCTTTTTATAGCGGCCTTACTGAACAAGCAAAGGGTTATCCCTATTTAGTAAGAAACGAAAACATAATCAATCAGTTAGATATCTTTCAAACACCGATCCAGAATGACGGAACTGTCCAAGGCCGGCCCAGCCGCAAGATGATTAATGAAGCTCATGCCAAAGGAATTAAGGTTTATTTAACGGTGAGCAACTTAAACCCGGGAGGACGCTTTTCTACAGGATTAATATCCCGGTTAGTACGTGATCGGCAATTTGCTAACTATGTTTGGGGGAACATAAACAATCTTCTGGCTGAGTATCAATTTGACGGAGTCAATCTGGATTTAGAAAAAGTAAGTCCGACAGATCGTCATCTCTTTACACAGCTTATTCAAGCCTGGTCAGCTCAGTTCCATCAGGCAAACTATATCGTTACCATTGATGTACCGGCAAAGTCTTCTAGTGAACCTCTTGATCCGTGGAAAGGGGCCTTTGACTATCAAGCGATCGGTCGGGTCGTTGATGAGGTAATCCTTATGACTTATGAAGAACATTGGCCGGCAAGCCCTCCCGGGTCAGTAGCCTCTCTTCCGTGGGTCAATGAGAATTTGAACTATGCTTTGGCCAATATCCCCGCTCGTAAAATCTTAATGGGCATTCCTCTTTATGGGTATGATTGGTCGGAACGCGGGGGAGCCCAAAGCATCAGCTATCAAAGAGCCGTTGACCTTGCTCAACGTCATGGTGCTCCAATCCTTTGGGATCCGAGGCAGCACGGTTTGCATTTCCGCTATGAAGCTATGGGTATAAGACATACCGTTTATTTTGAAGATCCCCGCAGCACGAAAGACAAACTGGACCTTGCTCTAAGCAAAGGCATTCGGGGAGTCGCCCTTTGGGAAATGAACTTGAGTTATCCTGCTTTCTGGGAGGTGCTTCAAGTATATTCGGCAAGATAAACAGCAAACGGAGGTTAAAGCATGAATATTCGTTTTCACGGACACGCTTGTTTTGAAATTGCAAGTGAAGCAGGAAGAATCTTAATTGACCCCTTTTTGCGTGGGAACCCGAGTACCACTACGAAGCCTGAAGATTTTAACCAGCTCGACGCCATTTTAGTAACTCACGGGCATCATGATCATCTGGGTGACGCTGTGGAGTTGTCGAAAAAGACAGGTGCTCCTATTATTGCAGTTTATGAGCTGGCAGCCTATTGCCAAAGTAAAGGCGCAGCAACTCATGCTATGCATCTTGGGGGTAAACATCAGTTTTCTTTTGGCTGGGTTAAACTCACCTTGGCGTTACATGGCTCCGGCATTGAAGAAAAAGAAGGAGGCCCTATGATTTACGGTGGCCCCCCCTGTGGATTTC is a window encoding:
- a CDS encoding NADP-dependent oxidoreductase, which produces MRISVTGATDLHEPSVDTSAATSRAVLLESFGGPEVLNVREVPAPQAGSGQIRVRVTAAGLNPMDWFMTSDADTATRFGLSLPSGFGTDYAGIVDQVGDGVTEFAVGDRVFGGALSRAVADYVVVDVAVTIAAGSDAHHTPDGVDDRTAATLTIAGCTASAALAVVNLGPDDTVLIGGAGGGVGVFTVQLARLAGARVIGTGSAISADALRALGAEPVPYGEGMVERIRALAPAGVTAAIDLYGTDTMQAARELGVPDERITTIAAQVDGITPANGANAAPGAIEEIARLVAAGRLRVPIAASFPMEQIRAAVELQAGRHVHGKIVIDI
- a CDS encoding TetR family transcriptional regulator, whose translation is MNLDKISLDKEIILNATEEVIRRFGPDKANITDVAKLLKVSHAALYRYYNGKTDLWNAVTDRWLTSLHAPSNDILKEDNPADIKLFHLLEDFAEAKRRSAINDPEMFANYIKLAHSSMEVIEKSIEEGINRIKEIIDQGISEGIFFTESPDQAARSVYLSTGVFINPNSFEDPNRKQNIESVINLLIRGLKNPNN
- the queG gene encoding tRNA epoxyqueuosine(34) reductase QueG yields the protein MSVNEWQDWKRKLREWAFDLGFAAVGFTTAEPVEGLDSLLEVRLDQGVSTPFESREIRERVDPRVVWPDCQGVVALAYPHPSTAVPNQGEGILARSAIGEDYHRVIQKKLHELSERMTGSHWPGALRWQVDTGPLVERAFAVRAGIGWIGRNQQLIIPGYGSFAGLALLLLDHELPSDELVQNHCGSCRKCIEACPAQILGKDIFAAKNCYSYITQSKEVLTPAERIGLGNRIFGCDTCQEVCPHNQKRVREELRELSIPGKKRGADLLGILNLTKGEFRERFLHTAAGWRGKGVLQRNAFLALRNMQDPRLNSWLAQREKSLPPILTPYLEEAVGEQEHKGSVKGTIIT
- a CDS encoding NADH peroxidase, which translates into the protein MKKFVCSVCGYVFEGNEAPEKCPQCGASKDKFSEKKEGQLAWADEHKIGVAQGVDPEILEGLRANFTGECTEVGMYLAMSRQADREGYPEVAEAYKRIAFEEAEHAARFAEMLGEVVFPDTKKNLEARVEAEYGACQGKKDIATKAKQLNYDAIHDTVHEMCKDEARHGKAFKGLLERYFK
- a CDS encoding tRNA (cytidine(34)-2'-O)-methyltransferase — encoded protein: MVEPEIPPNTGNVARLCAATGAALHLVKPLGFSIDDKHLKRAGLDYWHLLDIYYYENFNEFEEKNPHGLRYLATTKGGRSYSDIVYEPGGYLIFGKETKGLSPEILARYPDKTIRLPMRAEARSLNLSNSVAVVVYEVLRQWGFPSLV
- a CDS encoding FmdB family zinc ribbon protein, which translates into the protein MYEFRCPSCGSLTTELCKLGENGESLSCPGCGHKGLAKKISKFSSPGVKGSSGGTCSPGCHGNCSGCH
- a CDS encoding aminotransferase class I/II-fold pyridoxal phosphate-dependent enzyme → MNQYLASHVANLPPSGIRKFFDLVATMKDVISLGVGEPDFVTPWTVRESGIFSLEQGQTMYTSNAGLFELREELAHHLNVTLGLSYDPLKEILITTGASEAVDLVMRAVLEPGNIVLVPDPSYVSYGPCATLAGASVRYVPTHAEENFRLRVKDLEQSYSPEVKLLVLSYPNNPTGAIMQYEDLLPIAEFVKEHDLLVLADDIYSDLTYEGTHTSFASLPGMHDRTLFVSGFSKSYAMTGWRIGYVAGHPDLISGMTKIHQYTMLCAPITGQVAALEALRSASEAKDEMVAAYDRRRRLMVHGFRAMGLECFEPLGAFYVFPDISRTKLSSETFAEELLKEEKVAVVPGTAFGPSGEGFIRCSYAYSLEQLEEALERIARFVKQRLS
- a CDS encoding aconitate hydratase, with protein sequence MGQNLTQKIIASHLAAGDLNESHEIALRIDQTLTQDATGTMAYLQFEAMNLARVRTECSVSYIDHNTLQTGFENADDHAFLQSAAARFGTYFSRPGNGICHQVHLERFAKPGKTLLGSDSHTPTAGGMGMLAIGAGGLDVAVAMGGGPFYLPNPKVLCVWLTGKLSDWVSAKDIILEVLRSLSVKGGVGKIIEYAGPGVKTLTVPERATITNMGAELGASSSIFPSDEQTLRFLEAQGRAEDWVPLTADEDASYDETLEIDLSRLVPMIAQPHSPDNVVPVSEIAGKPVDQVAIGSCTNSSYQDLMRVSQILKGKHVHPKVSLVISPGSRQVLTMLADNGALTDLLDSGARLLESTCGPCIGMGQSPISKAVSVRTFNRNFMGRSGTQDASVFLAGPEVAAACALTGSLTDPRTLDLPPAIEMPREFRIDDSMILPPGDPETPIQRGPNIQPLPLAPKLEDNLSLPIVLKLGNNITTDDIMPAGSKILPLRSNIPAISEFVFHKIDPQFAARAKSFKQSAIVAGHNYGQGSSREHAALAPMYLGLRVVLAQSFARIHRANLINFGILPLTFVHEEDLARLQPETVLNFTGLHQAIRSSEPFALTLNNDPNPIWVKHDLSERQANILLAGGLLNATKAAANSEAKYSTVI
- a CDS encoding Lrp/AsnC family transcriptional regulator, whose protein sequence is MLTPEDRKLLKIIAEDCRLGPEELSLQTGLSAEYIKQRINDWEKEKVIAGYQPIINWERTGDEKVRALIEVKVLPQRGYGFDKIAKRLQKFPEIKSLMLMSGGYDLALLIEGKTMQDVALFVAEKLAPLEHIQSTATHFVLRRYKQDGVELLGEEETLQRLVISP
- a CDS encoding MTAP family purine nucleoside phosphorylase, with protein sequence MIPKVDVGLICGSSTNSISFLEDLKIPGTKVLGNALIFNTPYGPSPEFTHFSYAGKEALTCRMHGWRQGVTRAQASQQIFWVFHQAGVHVVLTEGGVGGVNHLLKPRDIVIPHDYLDFSMRKDVSIGLPYLLTMRNAVCPDLIKVLQETVMQNQPPRYVFDRGVYVCTDGRHFESPSEVQMFKQMGGDVIGQSMCPEVYMAREIGAHYATVQLVVNYAEGIVKDWEHEELADIFYNQSGFAGRILLSAMALLPQTFSCSCLELRQPTMLRDKLEPKSTEE